In Oncorhynchus gorbuscha isolate QuinsamMale2020 ecotype Even-year linkage group LG02, OgorEven_v1.0, whole genome shotgun sequence, a single genomic region encodes these proteins:
- the LOC124015221 gene encoding trophoblast glycoprotein-like — MYYFGGVLREVLSFLKGRCFCLLAEAVFVCLLFSSVKAEEECPLSCICVRDSGTVTCRDAEHTELPGDIPAWATTLILRGNNISTLPGGAFSTNNGTELELTTLSLSHNGIMVIEADAFTGLPRLNLLDLSHNPLVYISARAFHGLRELRSLYLNNSLLAPAVAQLSNALQGTDTLRNLHRLELSGNRLKTIPISRLDAFNLHTLVLTNNSIENIGKDNISSLYRHKRVRIYLSLNPFRCNCELESFYLWLKNSSQCVDAARLLCAEPDAKKGIPLERLRGEDVNCLNENLEAVSYVFLGIVMALIGIVFLMVLYLNRRGIKRWLNNIRDACRDQMEVYHYRYEQDSDPRLANVAV; from the coding sequence atgtattattttggtGGCGTTTTACGAGAGGTTCTTTCTTTTCTGAAAGGCCGGTGTTTTTGTTTATTAGCCGAGGCCGTGTTCgtgtgtttgttgttttcttctgtcAAAGCAGAGGAAGAGTGTCCGTTATCCTGTATCTGTGTCAGAGACTCCGGGACGGTGACCTGCCGGGATGCCGAACACACTGAGTTACCGGGTGACATACCTGCCTGGGCGACCACGTTAATACTCAGGGGGAACAACATCTCAACGTTACCGGGAGGAGCGTTCTCCACGAATAACGGGACAGAACTCGAACTAACGACCCTCTCACTGTCACATAACGGGATCATGGTGATCGAGGCCGACGCTTTCACGGGACTACCCAGGTTGAATTTACTCGATTTGAGCCACAACCCGTTGGTGTATATTTCGGCCCGGGCGTTTCACGGACTGCGGGAGCTCCGTTCTCTTTACCTGAACAACTCGCTCCTTGCTCCAGCCGTGGCGCAGCTCTCCAACGCGCTGCAGGGCACCGACACGTTACGCAACCTCCACCGGCTGGAGCTGTCAGGAAACCGATTGAAAACCATACCCATCTCACGGTTGGACGCGTTCAACCTCCACACTTTAGTTCTCACCAACAATTCCATCGAGAACATCGGTAAAGATAACATATCTAGTTTGTACCGTCACAAGAGAGTGCGCATTTATCTGTCACTAAATCCTTTCAGGTGTAACTGTGAACTCGAGTCCTTCTACCTCTGGTTAAAGAACTCTTCCCAATGTGTGGACGCCGCGCGGCTCCTGTGCGCTGAGCCTGATGCCAAAAAGGGGATTCCACTGGAGCGGTTACGCGGTGAGGACGTGAATTGTCTCAATGAGAACTTGGAGGCTGTGTCCTACGTGTTCCTAGGGATAGTCATGGCGCTGATCGGTATTGTATTCCTCATGGTGCTCTATCTAAACCGGAGAGGCATCAAACGGTGGCTCAACAACATCCGTGATGCGTGCCGCGACCAGATGGAAGTGTACCATTACCGGTACGAGCAGGACTCCGATCCCCGGTTGGCTAACGTCGCCGTTTAA
- the LOC123990927 gene encoding extensin-like produces MPPDHPQVTTSRSPPDHLQTTTSRPPPDHLQTTSRPPPDHPQTTPRPPPDHLQTTSRPPPDHPQTTTSRPHPDHLQTTSRTPPDHLQTTSRPPPDHLQTITPKPPPDHLQTITPKPPPDHLQTTPRPPPDHYPQTTSRPSPDHLQTTTSRSPPDHLQTTTPRPPPDHLQTTTPRPPPDHLQTTTSRPPPDQLQTTTSRPPPDHHLQTTTSRPPPDHLQTTTSRPPPDHHLQTTTSRPPPDHLQITSRPPPPDHPQTTSRPPPPDHPQTTTSRSSPDHLQITSRPPPPDHLQTTSRPPPDHHLQTTSRPPPDHLQTTPRPPPPDHPQTTTSRPPPDHLQTTPRPPPPDHLQTTTSRPPPDHLQTTPRPPPPDHLQTIPRPPPDHHLQNTPRPPPPDHLQTTTPRPPPDHPQTTTSRTPPDHLQTTSRPPPDHILLPHPDHIQTTSRPPPDHLQTTPRPPPPDHIQTTSRPPPDHLQTTTSRPPPDHLQTTSRPPPDHIQTTSRPPPDHPQTTTSRPHPDHLQTTSRPPPDHPQTTTSRPPPDHLQTTTSRPPPPDHLQTTSRPPPEHHLQTTSRPPPDHLQTMWT; encoded by the exons ATGCCCCCAGACCACCCCCAAGTCACCACCTCCAGATCACCTCCAGACCACCTCCAGACCACCACCTCCAGACCACCTCCAGACCACCTCCAGACCACCTCCAGACCACCCCCAGACCACCCCCAGACCACCCCCAGACCACCTCCAGACCACCTCCAGACCACCTCCAGACCACCTCCAGACCACCCCCAGACCACCACCTCCAGACCACATCCAGACCACCTCCAGACCACCTCCAGAACACCCCCAGACCACCTCCAGACCACCTCCAGACCACCCCCAGACCACCTCCAGACCATTACCCCCAAACCACCCCCAGACCACCTCCAGACCATTACCCCCAAACCACCTCCAGACCACCTCCAGACCACCCCCAGACCACCTCCAGACCATTACCCCCAAACCACCTCCAGACCATCTCCAGACCACCTCCAGACCACCACCTCCAGATCACCCCCAGACCACCTCCAGACCACCACCCCCAGACCACCTCCAGACCACCTCCAGACCACCACCCCCAGACCACCTCCAGATCACCTCCAGACCACCACCTCCAGACCACCCCCAGACCAACTCCAGACCACCACCTCCAGACCACCCCCAGACCACCACCTCCAGACCACCACCTCCAGACCACCCCCAGACCACCTCCAGACCACCACCTCCAGACCACCCCCAGACCACCACCTCCAGACCACCACCTCCAGACCACCTCCAGACCACCTCCAGATCACCTCCAGACCACCACCTCCAGACCACCCCCAGACCACCTCCAGACCACCACCTCCAGACCACCCCCAGACCACCACCTCCAGATCATCTCCAGACCACCTCCAGATCACCTCCAGACCACCACCTCCAGACCACCTCCAGACCACCTCCAGACCACCTCCAGACCACCACCTCCAGACCACCTCCAGACCACCTCCAGACCACCTCCAGACCACCCCCAGACCACCACCTCCAGACCACCCCCAGACCACCACCTCCAGACCACCTCCAGACCACCTCCAGACCACCCCCAGACCACCACCTCCAGACCACCTCCAGACCACCACCTCCAGACCACCTCCAGACCACCTCCAGACCACCCCCAGACCACCACCTCCAGACCACCTCCAGACCATCCCCAGACCACCCCCAGACCACCACCTCCAGAACACCCCCAGACCACCACCTCCAGACCACCTCCAGACCACCACCCCCAGACCACCTCCAGACCACCCCCAGACCACCACCTCCAGAACACCCCCAGACCACCTCCAGACCACCTCCAGACCACCCCCAGACcacatccttct ACCACATCCAGACCACATCCAGACCACCTCCAGACCACCTCCAGACCACCTccagaccactcccagaccaCCACCTCCAGACCACATCCAGACCACCTCCAGACCACCTCCAGACCACCTCCAGACCACCACCTCCAGACCACCTCCAGACCACCTCCAGACCACATCCAGACCACCTCCAGACCACATCCAGACCACCTCCAGACCACCTCCAGACCACCCCCAGACCACCACCTCCAGACCACATCCAGACCACCTCCAGACCACCTCCAGACCACCTCCAGACCACCCCCAGACCACCACCTCCAGACCACCTCCAGACCACCTCCAGACCACCACCTCCAGACCACCACCTCCAGACCACCTCCAGACCACCTCCAGACCACCCCCAGAGCACCACCTCCAGACCACATCCAGACCACCTCCAGACCACCTCCAGACCATGTGGACATGA
- the LOC124015317 gene encoding cytochrome c oxidase assembly factor 4 homolog, mitochondrial, with product MASPSPHDRSRRPSDQDQDEEDPVDQMISRTGCGELHYAVQECMAEHQDWRKCQTQVQTFKDCMMTFQKARKEQLMKQRSSTESA from the coding sequence ATGGCCTCCCCTTCACCCCACGACCGGAGTCGTCGCCCCAGCGACCAGGACCAGGATGAGGAGGACCCAGTGGACCAGATGATCAGCAGGACAGGATGTGGGGAGCTGCACTACGCCGTACAGGAGTGCATGGCCGAGCACCAGGACTGGAGGAAGTGTCAGACTCAGGTCCAGACCTTTAAAGACTGTATGATGACCTTCCAGAAGGCCCGGAAGGAACAGCTGATGAAGCAGAGGTCGTCTACAGAGTCGGCCTAG